In Pedobacter sp. W3I1, one DNA window encodes the following:
- a CDS encoding acyl-CoA dehydrogenase family protein, whose amino-acid sequence MANIFSSLKNAYNLFKHVDFDKLEALSKKVDLPKMVETISNLDDKQIQGMMKMMGGSGKKRELPPIEGDFYHLGDEALKDEDRELQLKVRAFLEKEVKPIVNHYWNKAEFPFEIIPKLAELNICGLTYKGYGCPGKSNLMEGILAMEMARIDTSISTFFGVQSGLAMGSIYLCGSEEQKQQWLPLMQQFKIIGAFGLTEPEVGSAAAGGLTTTCKKIAGKWVLNGQKKWIGNATFADILIIWARDEESGEVKGFIVKKDNPGFAVEKMQDKMALRIVQNGIITLTNCEVEEADRLQNANSFKDTAKVLQMTRAGVAWQAVGCARGAYENALEYTLNRKQFGKPIASFQLIQNHLVEMLSNLTAMQTLCFRLSQLQDQGLLKDEHASLAKVFCSLRTRDVVSRAREVMGGNGILLEYNVARFVADAEAIYSYEGTKEINTLIVGRAITGFSAFV is encoded by the coding sequence ATGGCGAATATATTCTCTTCTCTCAAAAACGCGTACAATCTTTTTAAACATGTAGATTTCGATAAGTTAGAAGCTTTATCGAAAAAAGTAGATTTACCCAAAATGGTCGAAACCATATCTAACCTGGATGATAAACAAATTCAGGGGATGATGAAAATGATGGGTGGGTCGGGCAAAAAGAGAGAATTACCACCAATTGAAGGCGATTTTTACCATTTGGGTGATGAAGCATTAAAAGATGAAGATCGTGAGCTTCAGTTAAAAGTACGTGCCTTTTTAGAGAAGGAAGTAAAACCCATTGTTAACCATTACTGGAACAAAGCGGAATTTCCTTTTGAAATTATCCCAAAACTTGCCGAACTTAATATTTGTGGTTTAACCTACAAAGGTTATGGCTGTCCGGGGAAATCGAATTTGATGGAAGGAATCTTAGCGATGGAAATGGCGAGGATTGATACCTCGATTTCTACTTTTTTTGGTGTACAGAGTGGCCTGGCTATGGGGTCGATCTATTTATGTGGCTCAGAAGAACAAAAACAGCAATGGCTGCCATTGATGCAACAATTTAAAATTATTGGTGCATTTGGTTTAACTGAACCTGAAGTGGGTTCGGCTGCCGCTGGAGGGCTCACTACAACCTGCAAAAAAATAGCTGGCAAATGGGTTCTAAACGGGCAGAAAAAATGGATCGGTAATGCCACTTTCGCTGATATTTTAATTATTTGGGCACGCGATGAAGAAAGCGGAGAAGTAAAGGGTTTTATTGTGAAAAAAGACAACCCGGGTTTTGCCGTAGAGAAAATGCAGGATAAAATGGCCTTACGGATTGTGCAGAATGGAATTATTACCTTAACCAATTGTGAAGTTGAAGAAGCCGACCGCCTGCAAAATGCAAACTCATTTAAAGACACGGCTAAAGTATTACAAATGACAAGGGCAGGAGTTGCGTGGCAGGCTGTAGGCTGCGCTCGCGGTGCTTATGAAAATGCTTTGGAATATACCCTGAACCGAAAACAGTTTGGCAAACCCATTGCATCTTTTCAATTAATTCAAAACCACCTAGTAGAAATGTTATCGAATTTAACGGCCATGCAAACGCTCTGTTTTCGCTTGTCGCAATTGCAGGATCAAGGGCTGTTGAAAGATGAACATGCTTCGTTAGCGAAGGTATTCTGTTCGTTAAGAACGCGAGATGTAGTAAGCAGAGCCAGAGAAGTGATGGGCGGAAACGGTATTTTACTGGAATATAATGTTGCACGATTCGTTGCCGATGCCGAAGCGATTTATTCGTATGAGGGCACAAAAGAAATTAATACACTGATTGTTGGGCGAGCCATAACCGGATTTTCGGCGTTTGTTTAG